GGCGTTGACGCTTCTCTGTAAAGGGAGGGTATCGTGATGGACTATGGTATGACGTTGGCTCTCATCGTATTGACGCTCGTTGCGTATCGCATCGCGCGCTACTTGTTCCTCAAGTATCCGAATCCGCTGTTTAACATGGTACTCCTCGGCACAACGATCGTGATCGGTGTGATGGTCGCGTGTGATATTCCGTATGAGCCGTATGCTCCTGCGAGCAAGATCATGACGTTCCTCTTGGGGCCTGCGACTGTTGCGCTTGCGATCCCGCTGTATAAGAACCGTCAGCTATTGAAGGATTTTGGCTTCCTTATTTGTCTTAGTGTAGCGGCAGGATCGTTCCTCTCGATGGCAAGTGCTATGCTTATTATTAAATTGGGCGGTCTTGATGCAGGCGTTATGATAGCGGTAGGGACGAAGTCTGTTACAGCTCCTGTGGCAGTCGAGATCGTACGATTGGCGGGCGGAGATCCGTCGCTTGCCGTGGCGTTCGTCGTTGCGACAGGTACGCTCGGTGCGGCATTCGGCCGCGATATCTTGACTTGCGCGCGTATCAAAGATGAGATGGCACGCGGTCTGGCACTTGGTACGGTCGCGCATGCGCAGGGTGCGGCGATGGGGCTGTTGGAAAGTGAAAAAACGGGTGCTATGGGTAGTTCGGCAATGGCATTGGCGGCAGTGTTTGCCTCGCTGTTTGCACCGCTCCTCATATGGCTCTTGGTATAAGAATGGATAAGGGATATGGCATGGTGCTGTATCCCTTCTGTTTATATGTCGGCAAGTGAATTTTGAAGGAATTTTCGGCAGAAAAAAGGGAAATAGCGCATAATTGTAGAAGATTATTTTTTCATAGTTATTTTGTTTTGGGAAGAAATCAAGCAGGAGGAGAATAGTGTGATAAAAGTAGATTCTGCTATTTTGGCAAGTGTGAGCAAACCTGCTCGTTATACAGGCAACGAATTGAACAGTGTGCATAAGCCGTACCAAGAAGGTATGGTTCGCTTTGCGTTGTCGCTCCCCGATGTATATGAAGTCGGTATGAGCAATTTGGGATTGAAGATTTTGTATGAGATCTTGAACGCGCGCAAAGATGTTGCGGCAGAGCGTGTCTATGCGCCGTGGGTCGATATGGAAGCGAAGATGAGAGAGCATCAGATACCGCTCTATTCTCTCGAAAGTTTTACACCGATCAA
The DNA window shown above is from Selenomonadales bacterium and carries:
- a CDS encoding LrgB family protein, producing the protein MDYGMTLALIVLTLVAYRIARYLFLKYPNPLFNMVLLGTTIVIGVMVACDIPYEPYAPASKIMTFLLGPATVALAIPLYKNRQLLKDFGFLICLSVAAGSFLSMASAMLIIKLGGLDAGVMIAVGTKSVTAPVAVEIVRLAGGDPSLAVAFVVATGTLGAAFGRDILTCARIKDEMARGLALGTVAHAQGAAMGLLESEKTGAMGSSAMALAAVFASLFAPLLIWLLV